A single window of Hyla sarda isolate aHylSar1 chromosome 2, aHylSar1.hap1, whole genome shotgun sequence DNA harbors:
- the LOC130355345 gene encoding uncharacterized protein LOC130355345 encodes MPLLESSMAASTWSGHGKAWKEWCLLVYGRNVSGCSDSRLEVTVDYLLSLRASHFSALVARRRLAGVSFYFRLLGWEDVTKRFLIQQSLKGWQRTHVRREQRRPVSYTLLVSLVQASVSCCCSPFESALYSAAFCVAFFGALRVGELVPSSKQGSGGLLFEDVVCSNGVLQLRIRRSKTDQAGTGAWVRLQSVDGPACPVRAVSAYLLIRVSGRQFFSHADGSALSRFQFQSLFKRCLQYAGAPPSEFGTHSFRIGAATEASRAGLSVSDIQRIGRWRSDCYAGYVRPELLL; translated from the coding sequence ATGCCACTACTGGAATCATCGATGGCGGCCTCTACGTGGTCGGGACATGGTAAGGCGTGGAAGGAGTGGTGTCTTTTGGTGTATGGGCGAAATGTGTCTGGGTGTTCTGATTCGAGATTGGAGGTAACTGTGGACTACTTATTGTCATTGCGCGCTTCACATTTTTCTGCTTTAGTGGCGCGGCGCAGGCTGGCGGGGGTTAGTTTTTATTTTCGCTTACTGGGGTGGGAAGATGTTACAAAACGTTTTTTGATTCAGCAATCGCTGAAGGGATGGCAGCGTACTCATGTCCGCAGGGAACAGCGGCGCCCTGTTTCCTATACTTTGCTTGTCTCGCTAGTACAGGCCTCGGTCAGTTGCTGTTGTTCCCCTTTTGAATCTGCCTTATACTCCGCTGCTTTTTGTGTTGCGTTTTTTGGTgctctgcgggtgggggagttggtTCCTTCCTCTAAGCAGGGTTCTGGTGGTTTGCTTTTTGAGGATGTGGTTTGCTCCAACGGTGTTTTGCAGCTGCGTATTCGGCGGTCGAAAACCGATCAGGCGGGAACGGGAGCTTGGGTTCGCCTTCAGTCGGTTGATGGCCCGGCCTGCCCGGTGCGGGCGGTTTCCGCTTATTTGTTGATTCGTGTTTCTGGCAGACAATTTTTCTCTCATGCTGATGGTTCGGCTTTGTCCCGTTTTCAATTTCAGTCGCTGTTCAAGCGGTGTCTGCAATACGCGGGGGCCCCCCCTTCCGAATTCGGAACGCATTCCTTTCGGATTGGGGCGGCTACGGAGGCGTCCAGGGCAGGATTGTCCGTGTCTGATATTCAGCGTATTGGGCGTTGGCGCTCGGATTGCTATGCTGGTTACGTGCGCCCTGAATTGTTGCTTTAA